In a single window of the Poecile atricapillus isolate bPoeAtr1 chromosome 27, bPoeAtr1.hap1, whole genome shotgun sequence genome:
- the MPP2 gene encoding MAGUK p55 subfamily member 2 isoform X2, which translates to MQQVLDNLMGLPGTPGVADLDLIFLRGIMESPIVRSLAKAHERLEERKLEAVRGDNLALVQEILRDIGRLARPDVQAAAAELARILREPHFQSLLETHDSVAAKSYEPPPSSPGPEASLGSQPVPPDAVRMVGIRKAAGENLGVTFRVERGELVIARILHGGMVAQQGLLHVGDVIREVNGREVGSDPRALQDSLRHASGSVVLKILPSYQEPHPPRQVFVKCHFDYDPATDSLIPCKEAGLKFMAGDLLQIVNQDDPNWWQACHVEGGSAGLVPSQLLEEKRKAFVKRDGEVAPTSGALCGSLSGKRKKRMMYLTTKNAEFDRHELLIYEEVARMPPFRRKTLVLIGAQGVGRRSLKNKLIMSDQARYGTTIPYTSRKPKESERDGQGYRFVSRGEMEADIKAGRYLEHGEYEGNLYGTRIDSIRAVLEAGKMCILDVNPQAVKVLRTAEFVPYVVFIEAPGPERLRAMNRAALESGVATKQLTEADAQRTVEESSRIQRGYGHYFDLSLTNDDLERTFGRLREAMEHLRVQPQWVPVTWVY; encoded by the exons ATGCAGCAGGTCCTGGACAACCTAATGGGGCTCCCGGGGACCCCGGGGGTGGCCGACCTTGACCTCATCTTCCTCCGCGGCATCATGGAGAGCCCCATCGTGCGCTCCCTGGCCAAG gCCCACGAGCGGCTGGAGGAGCGGAAGCTGGAGGCGGTGCGCGGGGACAACCTGGCGCTGGTGCAGGAGATCCTGCGGGACATCGGGCGCCTGGCGCGGCCCGACGTGCAGGCAGCGGCGGCGGAGCTGGCCAGGATCCTGCGGGAACCTCACTTCCAG TCGCTGCTGGAGACCCACGACTCGGTGGCTGCCAAGAGTTACGAGCCTCCCCCGAGCAGCCCCGGCCCGGAGGCGTCCCTGGGCTCGCAGCCCGTGCCCCCCGATGCCGTGCGCATGGTGGGCATCCGCAAGGCAGCCGGGGAGAACCTG GGGGTGACGTTCCGGGTGGAGCGGGGGGAGCTGGTGATCGCCCGCATCCTGCACGGGGGGATGGTGGCgcagcaggggctgctgcaCGTGGGGGATGTGATCCGCGAGGTGAACGGGAGAGAGGTGGGCAGCGACCCGCGGGCGCTGCAGGACAGCCTGCGCCACGCCAGCGGCAGCGTCGTGCTCAAGATCCTGCCCAGCTACCAGGAGCCCCACCCGCCCCGCCAG GTGTTCGTCAAGTGTCACTTCGACTACGACCCGGCCACCGACAGCCTCATCCCCTGCAAGGAGGCCGGGCTCAAGTTCATGGCCGGGGACCTGCTGCAGATCGTCAACCAGGATGACCCCAACTGGTGGCAg gcgTGCCACGTGGAGGGCGGCAGCGCGGGGCTGGTGCCCagccagctgctggaggagaagcGCAAGGCCTTCGTCAAGCGGGACGGGGAGGTGGCCCCCACGTCGG GGGCCCTGTGCGGCAGCCTCAGcgggaagaggaagaagaggatgaTGTACCTGACGACGAAGAACGCGG AGTTCGACCGGCACGAGCTGCTGATCTACGAGGAGGTGGCGCGGATGCCGCCGTTCCGCCGGAAAACGCTGGTGCTGATCGGGGCTCAGGGCGTGGGGCGCCGCAGCCTCAAGAACAAGCTGATCATGTCTGACCAGGCGCGCTACGGCACCACCATCCCCT ACACGTCGCGGAAGCCGAAGGAGAGCGAGCGGGACGGGCAGGGCTATCGCTTCGTGTCGCGGGGCGAGATGGAGGCGGACATCAAGGCCGGGCGGTACCTGGAGCACGGCGAGTACGAGGGGAACCTGTACGGAACCAGGATCGACTCCATCCGCGCCGTGCTGGAGGCGGGCAAGATGTGCATCCTGGACGTGAACCCGCAG GCCGTGAAGGTGCTGAGGACGGCGGAGTTCGTGCCCTACGTGGTGTTCATCGAGGCCCCCGGGCCCGAGAGGCTGCGAGCCATGAACCGGGCGGCCCTGGAGAGCGGCGTGGCCACCAAACAGCTCACG gaggcGGACGCCCAGCGCACGGTGGAGGAGAGCAGCCGCATCCAGCGCGGGTACGGGCACTACTTCGACCTGAGCCTGACCAACGATGACCTGGAGCGCACCTTCGGGCGGCTGCGGGAGGCCATGGAGCACCTGCGTGTGCAGCCCCAGTGGGTCCCCGTCACCTGGGTCTATTAG
- the MPP2 gene encoding MAGUK p55 subfamily member 2 isoform X1, with product MQQVLDNLMGLPGTPGVADLDLIFLRGIMESPIVRSLAKAHERLEERKLEAVRGDNLALVQEILRDIGRLARPDVQAAAAELARILREPHFQSLLETHDSVAAKSYEPPPSSPGPEASLGSQPVPPDAVRMVGIRKAAGENLGVTFRVERGELVIARILHGGMVAQQGLLHVGDVIREVNGREVGSDPRALQDSLRHASGSVVLKILPSYQEPHPPRQVFVKCHFDYDPATDSLIPCKEAGLKFMAGDLLQIVNQDDPNWWQACHVEGGSAGLVPSQLLEEKRKAFVKRDGEVAPTSGALCGSLSGKRKKRMMYLTTKNAGECPGALPGGAVVAPAGTGCPGVPGDGASPVPRPEFDRHELLIYEEVARMPPFRRKTLVLIGAQGVGRRSLKNKLIMSDQARYGTTIPYTSRKPKESERDGQGYRFVSRGEMEADIKAGRYLEHGEYEGNLYGTRIDSIRAVLEAGKMCILDVNPQAVKVLRTAEFVPYVVFIEAPGPERLRAMNRAALESGVATKQLTEADAQRTVEESSRIQRGYGHYFDLSLTNDDLERTFGRLREAMEHLRVQPQWVPVTWVY from the exons ATGCAGCAGGTCCTGGACAACCTAATGGGGCTCCCGGGGACCCCGGGGGTGGCCGACCTTGACCTCATCTTCCTCCGCGGCATCATGGAGAGCCCCATCGTGCGCTCCCTGGCCAAG gCCCACGAGCGGCTGGAGGAGCGGAAGCTGGAGGCGGTGCGCGGGGACAACCTGGCGCTGGTGCAGGAGATCCTGCGGGACATCGGGCGCCTGGCGCGGCCCGACGTGCAGGCAGCGGCGGCGGAGCTGGCCAGGATCCTGCGGGAACCTCACTTCCAG TCGCTGCTGGAGACCCACGACTCGGTGGCTGCCAAGAGTTACGAGCCTCCCCCGAGCAGCCCCGGCCCGGAGGCGTCCCTGGGCTCGCAGCCCGTGCCCCCCGATGCCGTGCGCATGGTGGGCATCCGCAAGGCAGCCGGGGAGAACCTG GGGGTGACGTTCCGGGTGGAGCGGGGGGAGCTGGTGATCGCCCGCATCCTGCACGGGGGGATGGTGGCgcagcaggggctgctgcaCGTGGGGGATGTGATCCGCGAGGTGAACGGGAGAGAGGTGGGCAGCGACCCGCGGGCGCTGCAGGACAGCCTGCGCCACGCCAGCGGCAGCGTCGTGCTCAAGATCCTGCCCAGCTACCAGGAGCCCCACCCGCCCCGCCAG GTGTTCGTCAAGTGTCACTTCGACTACGACCCGGCCACCGACAGCCTCATCCCCTGCAAGGAGGCCGGGCTCAAGTTCATGGCCGGGGACCTGCTGCAGATCGTCAACCAGGATGACCCCAACTGGTGGCAg gcgTGCCACGTGGAGGGCGGCAGCGCGGGGCTGGTGCCCagccagctgctggaggagaagcGCAAGGCCTTCGTCAAGCGGGACGGGGAGGTGGCCCCCACGTCGG GGGCCCTGTGCGGCAGCCTCAGcgggaagaggaagaagaggatgaTGTACCTGACGACGAAGAACGCGGGTGAGTGTCCCGGGGCACTGCCCGGGGGGGCGGTGGTGGCACCCGCTGGGACAGGGTGCCCCGGGGTCCCCGGGGATggtgccagccctgtcccccgCCCAGAGTTCGACCGGCACGAGCTGCTGATCTACGAGGAGGTGGCGCGGATGCCGCCGTTCCGCCGGAAAACGCTGGTGCTGATCGGGGCTCAGGGCGTGGGGCGCCGCAGCCTCAAGAACAAGCTGATCATGTCTGACCAGGCGCGCTACGGCACCACCATCCCCT ACACGTCGCGGAAGCCGAAGGAGAGCGAGCGGGACGGGCAGGGCTATCGCTTCGTGTCGCGGGGCGAGATGGAGGCGGACATCAAGGCCGGGCGGTACCTGGAGCACGGCGAGTACGAGGGGAACCTGTACGGAACCAGGATCGACTCCATCCGCGCCGTGCTGGAGGCGGGCAAGATGTGCATCCTGGACGTGAACCCGCAG GCCGTGAAGGTGCTGAGGACGGCGGAGTTCGTGCCCTACGTGGTGTTCATCGAGGCCCCCGGGCCCGAGAGGCTGCGAGCCATGAACCGGGCGGCCCTGGAGAGCGGCGTGGCCACCAAACAGCTCACG gaggcGGACGCCCAGCGCACGGTGGAGGAGAGCAGCCGCATCCAGCGCGGGTACGGGCACTACTTCGACCTGAGCCTGACCAACGATGACCTGGAGCGCACCTTCGGGCGGCTGCGGGAGGCCATGGAGCACCTGCGTGTGCAGCCCCAGTGGGTCCCCGTCACCTGGGTCTATTAG
- the LOC131588800 gene encoding pancreatic polypeptide-like, with product MAPRPPLLLVACAALALLPLRPRAAPAQPAYPGDDAPVEDLLRFYNDLQQYLNVVTRPRYGKRAGGRALAEEPRGAPGC from the exons AtggccccgcgcccgccgctgTTGTTGGTGGCCTGCGCTGCTCtggcgctgctgccgctgcGGCCCCGCGCGGCCCCGGCCCAGCCCGCGTACCCCGGGGACGACGCGCCCGTGGAGGATCTGCTGCGCTTCTACAACGACCTGCAGCAGTACCTGAACGTGGTCACCCGCCCGCG GTACGGGAAGCGGGCGGGCGGGCGAGCGCTGGCCGAGGAGCCCCGGGGCGCCCCGGGGTGCTGA